In Benincasa hispida cultivar B227 unplaced genomic scaffold, ASM972705v1 Contig679, whole genome shotgun sequence, the following proteins share a genomic window:
- the LOC120069919 gene encoding uncharacterized protein LOC120069919: MKSLTVRKFSQVALRKFKWKNCQNPPDAKVASIVDQETLRENIVFVIGTNGRLYQYNKVTELWHEHHQSQHLLLSRLPGTATRPSPYSLIGSLFMISEDGGLIEYHWNPWDGWNWVEHGRPYRGVTFVSAPGPCFEGNQLFLIGSDGRVYLRYIEQDTWKWRNCGFPHQFDRDGKVDSRVGKGLICVDEELTLEKDLEDVKDIDKNCDPKVSSTRPIQFSEDAVIFELKDGRLAEIRQTEESNWIWSRIIVTPTSLCIADYWTALAS; the protein is encoded by the exons atGAAGTCCTTGACCGTTAGAAAATTTTCACAGGTTGCACTAAGAAAATTCAAGTGGAAAAACTGCCAAAATCCTCCAGACGCCAAAGTTGCAAGCATTGTAGATCAGGAAACATTGAGGGAAAACATAGTGTTCGTGATCGGAACAAATGGTCGATTATATCAGTACAATAAAGTGACCGAGTTATGGCATGAACATCATCAGTCTCAGCATCTACTTCTTTCAAGATTGCCTGGAACAGCAACAAGACCATCACCATATTCTCTTATAGGCTCACTATTTATGATCTCTGAAGATGGTGGCCTCATTGAATATCATTGGAATCCATGGGATGGTTGGAACTGGGTGGAGCATGGAAGACCATATAGAGGCGTGACGTTTGTGAGCGCGCCTGGGCCATGCTTTGAAGGTAATCAACTGTTTCTCATTGGTTCAGATGGAAGAGTATACCTAAGATATATTGAACAAGACACATGGAAATGGAGAAACTGTGGTTTCCCACATCAGTTTGATAGAGATGGGAAGGTGGATTCAAGAGTTGGAAAAGGACTAATTTGTGTTGATGAAGAGCTTACATTGGAGAAAGATCTTGAAGATGTAAAGGATATTGACAAAAACTGTGATCCAAAG GTTTCTTCTACTAGACCAATTCAATTTTCTGAGGATGCAGTCATTTTTGAGCTAAAGGATGGTAGG TTGGCAGAAATACGACAAACGGAGGAATCGAACTGGATTTGGTCTCGGATTATCGTCACTCCAACGAGCTTATGCATTGCAGATTACTGGACAGCTTTGGCATCATGA